One genomic window of Halococcus sediminicola includes the following:
- a CDS encoding NUDIX hydrolase, translated as MNDTERAAVREATLQHAECVLAAVERRWGTVPRLDALPVEPLFEEGSFPPSAEAFHDRFYPYAAGASVVDAEGRLLCVYSPARDEWETPGGAGEAGETPAETARRETQEETGIACEITDVLFAQLMELSLDAPDRLPIPVVGFTARPVGGDELAESEIERHGEITDLAWFSPDELPAELRNYEQKHGHLASHPADDRERNPR; from the coding sequence ATGAACGATACGGAGCGCGCTGCGGTGCGAGAAGCGACCCTCCAGCACGCAGAGTGCGTGCTCGCCGCTGTCGAACGGCGGTGGGGAACCGTTCCGCGCCTCGATGCGCTTCCCGTCGAGCCGCTGTTCGAGGAGGGGTCGTTCCCGCCGAGCGCCGAGGCGTTTCACGACCGTTTCTATCCCTACGCGGCCGGGGCGAGCGTGGTCGACGCCGAGGGTCGATTGCTCTGTGTCTACAGTCCGGCGCGCGACGAGTGGGAGACGCCCGGCGGCGCTGGTGAGGCGGGTGAGACGCCCGCCGAAACGGCCCGCCGCGAAACACAGGAAGAAACCGGCATCGCGTGTGAAATCACGGACGTGCTGTTCGCACAACTAATGGAACTCTCGCTCGACGCTCCCGATCGGTTGCCGATTCCGGTCGTCGGGTTCACCGCCCGTCCCGTCGGCGGCGATGAACTCGCCGAATCCGAAATCGAACGACACGGCGAGATCACTGACCTCGCGTGGTTCAGTCCCGACGAACTCCCGGCCGAACTGCGAAACTACGAGCAAAAACACGGCCATCTCGCCTCGCACCCGGCGGACGACCGAGAGCGAAATCCCCGATAG
- a CDS encoding PPC domain-containing protein — MNWRLVVSWLLVVAVCLVAVGALSATAAAQYDPVNETEPNDDREGAMKIEKRQFIEGSTNQSDDDWFAFDARADHAIRVTGGMGITSANLALYGPNGEQLGSGSTGGTEDTATIGVTAPTDGTYYVRASGGQEYETLYNFAVATTAPDGFEPNDDRKQATSLESDTTVPGTISNTTNTRDEDWFAVDADAGENIFATVGLDDTGAEFGQNVRVGIYDSSGNRVGEFGSSSTTIDGIDVRGNTTEQFSSSAGAGDRYAVTEPGTYYVRVSSDGTRLTGFTGYNLTVNVGEGRLGRAPIPSENELQQAAEELAPNAQQGREPNGEVADATRIARPTVRSVATLNDTDYFTLDVEEGERISLEATLADGESYGALSVDLRTPDGDTIISGSTVDPGTSATIFDGTAEQSGNYLVTVRPTRGVGPYGLARPNAYALNVEPIPERTPNDASSLVIVGGSPENKVTYRVAYEGSIERSGESHGAPIEDRHVTVDRDVDEIGDGRIDGRLGGGGDAYLVDGEITGLELDGDAEIYLNGEKVDPASLGSVSDQATSSPAPTATSTPTATPSPTPTATPTSTPSPTTTTATPTDGSSTAPLPTGTQTVTRTVTPTAAEPTTGTGTDATTPTDRDGRIVGGATTEGETTSSSGPGFGLVSGLVVIVAVAVFAVRRR, encoded by the coding sequence ATGAATTGGCGACTCGTCGTGTCGTGGCTGCTCGTCGTGGCGGTCTGTCTGGTCGCAGTGGGCGCACTTTCTGCGACGGCCGCAGCGCAGTACGACCCGGTCAACGAGACCGAACCAAACGATGACCGGGAGGGAGCGATGAAGATAGAAAAACGACAGTTCATCGAAGGAAGTACGAACCAGTCGGACGACGACTGGTTCGCGTTCGATGCACGAGCTGACCACGCCATCAGGGTGACTGGCGGCATGGGGATAACATCCGCGAATCTCGCGCTGTACGGCCCGAACGGCGAGCAGCTCGGCAGCGGCAGCACCGGCGGAACAGAGGACACCGCCACCATCGGCGTCACAGCACCCACCGACGGAACGTACTACGTCCGGGCCAGCGGAGGCCAAGAGTACGAAACGCTATACAACTTCGCGGTCGCAACCACGGCTCCGGACGGATTCGAGCCGAACGACGACCGGAAGCAGGCGACGTCCCTCGAATCGGATACAACGGTCCCGGGGACGATCAGCAACACAACCAACACCCGTGACGAGGACTGGTTCGCGGTTGATGCAGATGCGGGCGAGAACATCTTTGCGACAGTCGGTTTGGACGATACTGGCGCTGAGTTCGGGCAGAACGTCCGTGTGGGCATCTACGATTCCAGCGGAAATCGGGTCGGCGAATTCGGCAGCTCCTCCACCACGATAGACGGTATCGACGTGCGAGGAAATACGACCGAGCAGTTCTCGTCATCGGCCGGCGCTGGCGACCGATACGCAGTTACTGAACCCGGAACGTACTACGTCCGTGTCTCCTCCGACGGAACCCGGCTCACCGGCTTCACCGGGTACAACCTCACGGTCAACGTGGGCGAAGGTCGGTTAGGGAGAGCACCGATTCCCTCGGAGAACGAACTCCAGCAAGCGGCCGAGGAGCTTGCTCCGAACGCACAACAGGGGCGCGAACCGAACGGTGAAGTGGCGGACGCAACACGGATCGCCCGTCCCACCGTCAGGAGCGTGGCCACCCTGAACGACACCGATTACTTCACACTCGACGTCGAAGAGGGAGAAAGGATTTCGCTTGAAGCGACCCTCGCAGACGGAGAGAGCTACGGTGCGCTGTCGGTGGACCTGCGCACGCCCGACGGAGACACGATAATCAGCGGAAGCACAGTCGATCCCGGCACGTCCGCCACTATCTTCGACGGAACTGCCGAGCAGAGCGGGAACTATCTGGTCACGGTGCGCCCGACCCGGGGGGTCGGTCCCTACGGATTGGCACGGCCCAACGCATACGCGCTGAACGTCGAGCCGATTCCCGAGCGTACGCCGAACGATGCCAGCAGCCTTGTCATCGTCGGCGGCAGCCCCGAAAACAAGGTCACCTACCGGGTCGCCTATGAGGGCAGCATCGAGCGCAGCGGCGAGAGCCACGGCGCGCCGATCGAGGATCGTCACGTGACCGTCGATAGGGACGTCGACGAGATCGGCGACGGCAGGATCGACGGCCGGCTCGGCGGTGGCGGCGACGCCTACCTCGTCGATGGCGAAATCACCGGTCTCGAACTCGACGGCGACGCCGAAATCTATCTAAACGGCGAGAAGGTCGATCCTGCCTCGCTCGGCAGCGTTTCGGATCAAGCAACGTCATCACCAGCGCCGACCGCCACGTCAACGCCGACAGCGACACCGTCACCGACGCCAACCGCAACACCGACCTCCACGCCATCGCCAACGACCACAACCGCTACGCCCACCGATGGGTCAAGCACCGCACCCTTGCCGACGGGAACACAAACAGTGACCCGAACCGTGACGCCGACGGCAGCGGAGCCGACGACCGGAACTGGAACCGACGCGACGACGCCGACGGACCGTGACGGGCGGATCGTCGGCGGAGCGACGACCGAGGGCGAGACAACCTCGTCGAGCGGTCCGGGCTTCGGCCTCGTGAGCGGACTCGTTGTGATCGTCGCTGTCGCCGTCTTCGCCGTGCGTCGGCGGTAA
- a CDS encoding pyruvoyl-dependent arginine decarboxylase, translating into MQIRIVTGTGTGPTAIAAYDAALAAAGVHNYNITTVSSVIPDDSTLEVCDSAPDLGPVGERLTVVEARATSGDSEDAAAGLGWTVTEEDRGLFYEATGTDPETVRERVAAGLDSGRALREWTFTDERIVTSAVEGGDEPFATALALGIYGDSEPI; encoded by the coding sequence ATGCAGATTCGAATCGTCACTGGCACCGGTACCGGCCCGACGGCGATCGCGGCCTACGACGCCGCGCTCGCCGCCGCCGGCGTCCACAACTACAACATTACCACTGTGTCGTCGGTGATCCCCGACGACAGCACGCTGGAGGTGTGCGACAGCGCCCCGGATCTCGGACCGGTCGGCGAGCGCCTCACCGTCGTCGAGGCGCGCGCCACGAGCGGGGACAGCGAGGACGCGGCCGCCGGTCTCGGCTGGACAGTAACTGAGGAGGATCGTGGACTCTTCTACGAAGCCACGGGAACCGACCCCGAGACCGTCCGCGAGCGCGTGGCGGCGGGACTCGACTCCGGGCGTGCGCTCCGCGAGTGGACGTTTACCGACGAGCGGATCGTGACCTCGGCCGTGGAGGGTGGCGACGAGCCGTTCGCGACGGCGCTCGCGCTCGGCATCTACGGCGACAGCGAGCCGATATAG
- a CDS encoding DUF5811 family protein — protein sequence MNDSTPMGPNVDAGDADISVEQRRALQTGLDTVAARTREYLPDEYVVGAQIIAGTDGPQGTIAVQPPVGAAVSAGFTPDFEDLSEGIAEEDRTEVARQLAASAALQVKQAVSDAIVPVAR from the coding sequence ATGAACGATAGCACACCGATGGGACCGAACGTCGACGCTGGCGACGCCGACATCTCGGTCGAACAGCGCCGGGCACTCCAGACCGGTCTCGACACCGTTGCCGCCCGCACTCGTGAGTACCTCCCCGACGAGTACGTCGTCGGCGCGCAGATAATCGCCGGGACGGACGGCCCGCAGGGCACGATCGCGGTCCAACCACCCGTGGGCGCGGCCGTCAGCGCCGGCTTCACACCGGATTTCGAGGATCTGAGCGAGGGTATCGCCGAAGAAGACAGAACCGAAGTCGCCAGACAGCTCGCCGCCAGCGCTGCGTTGCAGGTGAAGCAGGCAGTCTCGGACGCCATCGTCCCCGTCGCCCGGTAA
- a CDS encoding PRC-barrel domain-containing protein: MPDVLARKLIDKAVIGSDGTELGTLSTLTMDPGTGELGDLLITPRSETAEQVDLERDDDGRYAVAIGRVQAVKDHIVVDR, translated from the coding sequence ATGCCGGACGTACTCGCACGGAAGCTCATCGACAAGGCCGTCATCGGCTCCGATGGAACTGAACTGGGCACGCTCTCGACGCTGACGATGGATCCCGGAACTGGAGAATTGGGCGACCTGCTCATCACGCCGCGCAGCGAGACCGCCGAACAGGTCGATCTGGAGCGCGACGACGATGGACGGTATGCCGTCGCCATCGGCCGCGTGCAGGCGGTCAAAGACCACATCGTCGTCGACCGCTGA
- a CDS encoding DUF5812 family protein, whose amino-acid sequence MDMEKQSTFLVTHADDESAVLHDTADEQVHTLAENSGLDAGDAVEGTIAPAGPMELAWELVETNAQRSLSAAYSEEPPTSQERELAQSQEDGELTTRERAGIGEIHVLTVPEERVAEAVEDVLDDEATLVRAARLGVNRVEVRSDPEGGIVAVRYLP is encoded by the coding sequence GTGGATATGGAAAAGCAGAGCACGTTTCTGGTCACCCACGCCGACGACGAATCGGCGGTCCTGCACGACACGGCCGACGAACAGGTCCACACGCTCGCCGAAAACTCCGGTCTCGACGCGGGCGACGCCGTGGAGGGAACGATCGCGCCCGCCGGACCGATGGAGCTCGCGTGGGAGCTGGTCGAAACGAATGCACAGCGCTCGCTCTCGGCAGCATACAGCGAGGAGCCGCCGACGAGTCAGGAGCGAGAGCTGGCGCAATCGCAGGAGGACGGTGAGTTGACGACCCGCGAACGCGCTGGCATCGGTGAAATTCACGTGCTCACGGTACCCGAAGAGCGCGTCGCGGAGGCCGTCGAGGACGTGCTCGACGACGAGGCGACGCTGGTGCGTGCGGCCCGGCTCGGGGTGAACCGGGTCGAGGTCCGGTCGGACCCGGAGGGGGGAATCGTGGCGGTTCGGTATCTGCCGTGA
- a CDS encoding NOB1 family endonuclease, whose translation MEILDASAFINEYDAGDDVATVPAVGDELDGESSYRYDALEGSGMYIHVPEEAVVGRIERAASESGDKEELSETDIELLAAAFELDARLVTDDYAMQNVAERLDIHVEFIAREGIAEQRDWDFQCQGCGRVFDENKERCPICGSDLTRKNPS comes from the coding sequence ATGGAGATCCTCGACGCCTCGGCGTTCATCAACGAGTACGACGCCGGCGACGACGTTGCGACCGTGCCCGCCGTCGGCGACGAACTCGACGGCGAGAGTTCCTATCGCTACGACGCCCTCGAAGGGAGCGGTATGTACATTCACGTACCCGAAGAGGCCGTCGTCGGGCGCATCGAACGCGCCGCGAGCGAGAGCGGCGACAAGGAGGAACTCTCCGAAACCGACATCGAACTGCTCGCGGCGGCCTTCGAACTCGATGCGAGACTGGTGACCGACGACTACGCGATGCAGAACGTCGCCGAACGCCTCGACATTCATGTCGAGTTCATCGCCCGCGAGGGCATCGCCGAACAGCGCGACTGGGACTTCCAGTGTCAGGGTTGTGGCCGGGTCTTCGACGAGAACAAGGAGCGCTGCCCGATCTGTGGCAGCGACCTCACCAGAAAGAATCCCTCGTAG
- the infB gene encoding translation initiation factor IF-2, with protein sequence MSETHTDAETDGDAVATLRTPIVAVLGHVDHGKTTLLDRIRGSTVTEGEAGAITQHIGATAVPLETVSELAGSLVDPTDFDLPGLLFIDTPGHHSFSTLRSRGGALADIAVLVVDVNDGFQPQTIEAIDILRRTETPFVVAANKIDTVPGWNPQDNAPIQESYDAQSDRAREMLDERLYELIGELSNHDFSADMYWRVQNFANNVGVVPTSAETGEGIPDVLTVLMGLSQRYLKDAMAIDSEGPGAGTVLEVKEQKGFGTAIDVVLYDGTVRADDTVVVGSTGDPIVTDVRALLQPRPLAEIRTEKRFEQVDAVSAAAGLKIAAPDLDSAMAGAPVRVVRDRSREEVVQEVREELAAIGVTTEEEGVVVKADTLGSLEAVANTLEEAEIPVVRAEVGDVAPRDVTVASTADEERHETVLAFSVDVLDNAERQADESDVRIFESDVIYRLVEEYEEFIEERERSQQDTILENISRPARFRLLPDHTFRQNDPAVVGVEVMTGTLKRNATVVDFEGNEPERRGQVKGIQEQSEDVEQARAGERVSVAIDGPTVGRQIEEGDELWSEIPEKHAKVLEQELEDDIPADELEALYVYLDKQRQRDPFWGK encoded by the coding sequence ATGTCGGAGACACATACTGACGCGGAGACGGACGGCGACGCAGTAGCAACGCTTCGGACACCCATCGTCGCCGTGCTCGGTCACGTCGACCACGGGAAGACGACCTTACTGGACCGGATTCGCGGCTCCACAGTTACAGAGGGCGAGGCGGGGGCGATCACCCAACACATCGGCGCGACCGCCGTCCCCTTGGAAACCGTCTCAGAACTCGCGGGCAGCCTCGTCGATCCGACCGATTTCGACCTTCCCGGACTGCTGTTCATCGACACACCGGGTCACCACTCCTTTTCGACGCTACGCTCTCGTGGAGGTGCGCTCGCCGACATCGCCGTGCTCGTCGTCGACGTGAACGACGGCTTCCAACCCCAGACCATCGAGGCCATCGATATCCTTCGGCGTACTGAAACACCGTTCGTCGTAGCGGCGAACAAGATCGACACCGTTCCGGGCTGGAATCCACAGGACAACGCCCCGATTCAGGAGAGTTACGACGCCCAATCGGACCGCGCGCGCGAGATGCTCGACGAACGACTGTACGAACTCATCGGCGAACTCTCCAACCACGACTTCTCCGCCGATATGTACTGGCGCGTCCAGAACTTCGCCAACAACGTCGGCGTCGTCCCCACGAGCGCCGAGACCGGCGAGGGGATCCCCGACGTCTTGACCGTGCTCATGGGTCTCTCACAGCGCTATCTCAAGGACGCGATGGCCATCGACAGCGAGGGACCGGGCGCGGGCACGGTCCTCGAAGTCAAAGAACAGAAGGGATTCGGCACTGCCATCGACGTGGTGCTCTACGATGGAACCGTCCGCGCCGACGACACGGTCGTCGTGGGGAGCACGGGCGACCCGATCGTGACCGACGTGCGCGCGCTGCTCCAGCCGCGCCCGCTCGCCGAGATCCGCACCGAAAAGCGGTTCGAGCAGGTCGACGCGGTGAGCGCGGCGGCGGGCCTCAAGATCGCCGCGCCCGATCTGGACAGCGCGATGGCCGGCGCACCGGTCCGCGTCGTGCGCGACCGCTCGCGCGAGGAGGTCGTCCAGGAAGTCCGCGAGGAACTCGCGGCCATCGGCGTCACGACCGAGGAGGAGGGCGTCGTGGTCAAGGCCGACACGCTGGGGAGTCTGGAGGCGGTCGCGAACACGCTCGAAGAGGCCGAAATCCCCGTCGTCCGCGCCGAGGTCGGCGACGTCGCGCCGCGGGACGTCACGGTGGCGAGCACCGCCGACGAGGAGCGCCACGAAACAGTATTGGCCTTTTCAGTCGATGTGCTCGACAACGCCGAGCGACAGGCCGACGAGAGTGACGTCCGCATCTTCGAGAGCGACGTCATCTATCGGCTGGTCGAGGAGTACGAGGAGTTCATCGAAGAGCGCGAGCGCAGCCAGCAGGACACCATCCTCGAAAACATCTCCCGACCGGCCCGCTTTCGCCTGCTGCCCGACCACACCTTCCGCCAGAACGACCCCGCGGTGGTCGGCGTCGAGGTCATGACGGGCACGCTGAAACGCAACGCGACCGTCGTGGATTTCGAGGGCAACGAACCCGAGCGCCGCGGGCAGGTCAAGGGCATCCAAGAGCAGAGCGAGGACGTCGAGCAGGCCCGCGCGGGAGAGCGCGTCAGCGTCGCCATCGACGGGCCGACGGTCGGGAGACAGATCGAGGAAGGTGACGAACTCTGGTCGGAGATCCCCGAAAAGCACGCCAAGGTGCTCGAACAGGAACTCGAAGACGACATCCCGGCCGACGAACTCGAAGCCTTGTACGTCTACCTCGACAAACAGCGCCAGCGCGACCCGTTCTGGGGCAAATAG
- a CDS encoding PGF-CTERM sorting domain-containing protein has protein sequence MGRITNAKRFAVLVAGLVVVSSLLAPAVMAQSGVQDEREPNDTRESATPIEKGQFVEGTVNATDEDWLAFDAEAGHAIRVTGGVGAEYPALTLYGPDGDELGSGTAGGTANMVEVGTTAPETGTYYLQISYEDEYEARYGVAVATGTADRFEANDDRGNAVAIEPGSSHDATLLAGEDDWFAVEADVGENVTASAELTNTGGEVSQNIRTELYSPDGDRVGEVGANVGMESGPSNRTYGPEIGYKPIASQHHVASESGTYYVRVSPAESGSVAGFVGYQLSVGTAGGSDDESSNDARSLVIIGGSPENKVSYEVGFEGSAERSGESHGAPIEDRHVTVDRDVDEIGDGRIDGRLGGGGDAYLVDGEITGLELDGDAEIYLNGERVAPARFGSVADEETATPTPTATVTPTATATPTPTPTETATPTPTPTPTATVTPTATATPTPTETATPTATAASTATPTATAAATSATTEVETTNTSGEGRILGGTDTATETSSSSGPGFGVTVAVGALLAVMLVAARRR, from the coding sequence ATGGGACGGATCACGAACGCGAAGCGGTTCGCGGTCCTCGTGGCGGGGCTCGTGGTCGTGTCGAGTCTGCTCGCTCCAGCGGTAATGGCACAGTCCGGGGTTCAGGATGAGCGTGAACCGAACGACACGCGGGAGAGCGCGACACCGATCGAGAAGGGCCAGTTCGTCGAAGGCACGGTGAACGCCACCGACGAGGACTGGCTCGCCTTCGACGCCGAGGCCGGCCACGCCATCCGAGTGACGGGTGGCGTCGGGGCGGAGTATCCGGCACTCACGCTGTACGGGCCGGACGGCGATGAGCTCGGCAGCGGGACGGCCGGCGGGACGGCGAATATGGTCGAGGTCGGCACGACGGCCCCCGAGACGGGAACGTACTACCTCCAGATCAGCTACGAGGACGAGTACGAGGCACGATACGGCGTCGCGGTTGCGACCGGAACGGCAGACAGGTTCGAGGCGAACGATGACCGCGGGAACGCGGTAGCGATCGAACCCGGTAGCTCACACGATGCGACGCTCCTTGCGGGCGAAGACGACTGGTTCGCGGTCGAGGCGGACGTGGGCGAGAACGTCACCGCCAGCGCCGAACTGACGAACACCGGTGGTGAAGTCTCCCAGAACATTCGGACGGAACTCTACAGTCCGGATGGCGACCGAGTCGGCGAGGTCGGGGCGAACGTGGGTATGGAAAGCGGTCCATCGAACCGGACCTATGGACCAGAGATCGGATACAAGCCGATTGCGAGCCAACATCACGTCGCCAGTGAGTCCGGCACGTACTACGTCCGCGTCAGCCCAGCCGAATCCGGGAGCGTCGCCGGCTTCGTCGGCTACCAACTGTCCGTCGGGACGGCCGGTGGCTCCGACGACGAATCATCGAACGACGCCAGATCGCTCGTCATCATCGGCGGCAGTCCTGAGAACAAGGTTTCCTACGAAGTCGGCTTCGAGGGGAGCGCCGAGCGCAGCGGCGAGAGCCACGGCGCGCCGATCGAGGATCGTCACGTGACCGTCGATAGGGACGTCGACGAGATCGGCGACGGCAGGATCGACGGCCGGCTCGGCGGTGGCGGCGACGCCTACCTCGTCGATGGCGAAATCACCGGTCTCGAACTCGACGGCGACGCCGAAATCTATCTAAACGGCGAGCGAGTCGCCCCGGCGCGGTTCGGGAGCGTCGCCGACGAAGAAACGGCGACACCAACGCCGACGGCGACCGTGACGCCGACAGCGACCGCCACACCGACGCCAACCCCGACCGAAACGGCGACACCTACCCCCACGCCAACACCGACGGCGACCGTGACGCCAACCGCTACCGCGACACCCACACCGACCGAAACCGCGACGCCGACTGCAACGGCAGCCTCGACTGCAACGCCGACCGCCACCGCAGCGGCGACGTCGGCCACGACCGAAGTGGAAACGACGAACACGTCGGGAGAGGGACGGATACTCGGCGGAACCGACACTGCCACCGAAACGTCGAGTTCGAGCGGCCCCGGATTCGGCGTCACGGTCGCGGTGGGCGCGCTGCTGGCGGTCATGCTGGTGGCAGCGCGGCGGCGTTGA
- the pan2 gene encoding proteasome-activating nucleotidase Pan2, with the protein MSHSPSLPDRPRLDLDPELSDDERLNALAEHFESVSDVHDELAERLDEAETEREELSDETEKLQRENEALKTSSLYVATVEELTDEGAIVRQHGNNQEVLTEVSPALAEDLDSGDRVAVNDSFGIQRPLDSETDVRAQAMQVENRPAVSYADIGGIDDQIREVREAVEMPLLDPERFDTVGIEPPTGVLLHGPPGTGKTMLAKAVANETDATFIKMAGSELVRKFIGEGARLVRDLFELASEHEPAVIFIDEIDAVASERTDSKTSGDAEVQRTMMQLLSEMDGFEERGDISIIAATNRFDMLDRAILRPGRFDRLIEVPKPGPEGRERIFAIHTRGMNLAEDVDFETLAELADEYSGAEIESLTTEAGMFAVRDERTEVGMSDFEDAFAKITEDDTAADPVAFL; encoded by the coding sequence ATGTCCCACAGTCCCTCCCTCCCCGACCGCCCACGACTGGACCTCGACCCGGAACTGAGCGACGACGAACGACTGAACGCGCTCGCCGAACACTTCGAGAGCGTCTCGGACGTGCACGACGAACTCGCCGAACGCCTCGACGAGGCCGAGACCGAGCGCGAGGAGCTATCGGACGAAACCGAGAAACTCCAGCGCGAGAACGAGGCGCTCAAGACCTCCTCGTTGTACGTCGCCACCGTCGAGGAACTCACCGACGAGGGGGCCATCGTCAGACAGCACGGCAACAACCAGGAAGTCCTCACGGAGGTTTCGCCGGCGCTCGCGGAGGACCTCGACAGCGGCGACCGCGTCGCGGTCAACGACTCGTTCGGCATCCAGCGCCCGCTCGACAGCGAGACCGACGTGCGCGCACAGGCGATGCAGGTGGAGAACCGCCCGGCGGTGAGTTACGCCGACATCGGCGGCATCGACGACCAGATTCGGGAAGTCAGGGAAGCCGTCGAGATGCCGCTACTCGACCCCGAACGGTTCGACACCGTCGGCATCGAACCGCCAACCGGCGTACTCCTCCACGGACCACCGGGCACGGGGAAGACGATGCTCGCCAAGGCCGTCGCCAACGAGACCGACGCGACGTTCATCAAGATGGCCGGCTCCGAGTTGGTTCGCAAGTTCATCGGCGAGGGCGCACGCCTCGTCCGCGACCTCTTCGAACTGGCCAGCGAGCACGAACCCGCCGTCATCTTCATCGACGAAATCGACGCCGTCGCCTCCGAGCGCACCGACTCGAAGACCTCCGGCGACGCCGAGGTCCAGCGGACGATGATGCAGCTCCTCTCGGAGATGGACGGGTTCGAAGAGCGCGGCGACATCTCGATCATCGCCGCGACGAACCGTTTCGACATGCTCGACCGAGCCATCCTCCGTCCCGGCCGGTTCGACCGGCTCATCGAGGTGCCCAAACCCGGCCCGGAGGGCCGCGAGAGGATCTTCGCCATCCACACGCGCGGGATGAACCTCGCCGAGGACGTCGACTTCGAGACGCTGGCGGAACTGGCCGACGAGTACAGCGGCGCGGAGATCGAGAGTCTCACGACCGAAGCGGGCATGTTCGCCGTCCGCGACGAACGCACCGAAGTCGGGATGAGTGACTTCGAGGACGCCTTCGCGAAGATCACCGAGGACGACACCGCCGCCGACCCGGTCGCCTTCCTCTGA
- a CDS encoding type II CAAX endopeptidase family protein, whose protein sequence is MAAEHVDAGGRDWRDYLLVLSVALGLAAGGFLASNLLSLPLVVLFSATDLSLESAAGYALSTLVQGIAFVLVVLGYMRYGDHLRLLDIRWPSLSQPRRTLRDVGWVVGGFVVLLVASQAVGLALQQFGLTPGTNRVVDAVRSDPTLALYLVVLSFLATGPGEETLFRGGVQGVLRRVFSPVGAVVGSSALFGLAHVTAIVAASGVGGVWGYVVSTFVLGLVLGALYEYTDNLLIPILVHGAYNAVLFAQLYLVETSGLGLLSP, encoded by the coding sequence ATGGCAGCCGAACACGTCGATGCCGGCGGGCGCGACTGGCGCGACTATCTGCTCGTGCTCTCGGTCGCGCTCGGTCTCGCCGCCGGCGGCTTTCTCGCCTCGAACCTGCTCTCGCTCCCGCTCGTCGTGCTCTTTTCGGCCACCGACCTGTCGCTCGAAAGCGCCGCCGGCTACGCGCTCTCGACGCTCGTCCAAGGTATCGCGTTCGTGCTCGTCGTCCTCGGCTACATGCGCTACGGCGACCATCTCCGGCTACTCGATATCCGATGGCCCTCGCTGTCGCAACCCCGTCGCACCCTCCGGGACGTCGGCTGGGTGGTCGGTGGCTTCGTCGTTCTCCTCGTCGCCTCGCAGGCGGTCGGTCTCGCCCTCCAGCAGTTCGGTCTCACACCCGGCACGAATCGTGTCGTCGATGCCGTCCGTTCGGACCCGACGCTCGCGCTGTATCTCGTCGTGCTCTCCTTTCTCGCCACCGGCCCGGGCGAGGAGACGCTGTTTCGCGGCGGCGTCCAGGGCGTGCTCCGGCGGGTGTTCTCGCCGGTGGGCGCGGTCGTCGGGTCGAGCGCGCTCTTCGGTCTCGCGCACGTCACGGCCATCGTCGCCGCCAGCGGCGTGGGTGGCGTCTGGGGCTACGTCGTCTCGACGTTCGTTCTCGGACTGGTCCTCGGTGCGCTCTACGAGTACACAGATAACCTTCTGATTCCGATTCTGGTCCACGGCGCGTACAACGCCGTCCTGTTCGCTCAACTGTACCTCGTCGAGACGAGCGGTTTGGGACTTCTCTCGCCGTGA